In Daphnia pulex isolate KAP4 chromosome 7, ASM2113471v1, one genomic interval encodes:
- the LOC124198602 gene encoding cytochrome P450 302a1, mitochondrial-like isoform X1, which produces MFSKQIPWTLCLPSRLCGGQKCVDKQVYYFNQTTCIHNCPHQFPTSDSTKEMKPFGSIPGPKPLPVVGNIWRYAIGQYSFDQLHVTGLKKYLQFGPIVREEILPGVNLLLLYRPEDIERMHQVEGRYPSRRSHTALEFYRLQRPHIYNSGGLLPTNGPEWYRLRQALQRPINMMENIRQYIPGIDSISSEFAEQIAISIKKNKTSPDFLEDLSKVFLEFIGLVTFDTRLGSLRTDLPVDSCPNKLIQAASDTNSEILRTDNGLQFWRKWNTPAYKRITRSQEYFERVASEFVNAKNAELRSRNDQDQSQKTLLEVYLTSKDLDVKDVVTMVSDMLLAGIDTSSYTMSFILYHLARNPLKQEKVYQEVNRFVPNSTSPVTQDILAELKYLKAAVKESFRLNPISIGVGRILPEDSSFSGYHCPKNTILVSQNQVSCKLDRYFKNPLLFVPERWMKGDPAYEKTHPYLVLPFGHGPRACIARRLAEQNLYILLARLVKRFSIEWNGAELDVRSQLINRPDAPLKFNFIERRDC; this is translated from the exons atgttttctaagCAAATACCCTGGACTCTATGTCTTCCAAGTCGACTTTGCGGCGGGCAAAAATGTGTTGACAAACAAGTTTACTATTTTAACCAAACAACATGCATCCACAACTGTCCGCATCAATTCCCAACTTCCGATTCGACTAAGGAAATGAAACCTTTTGGTTCAATACCGGGTCCTAAACCGCTTCCAGTTGTTGGAAACATCTGGCGTTACGCCATAG GACAGTATTCATTTGACCAACTGCATGTTACTGGATTGAAAAAGTATCTGCAATTCGGCCCTATCGTACGAGAGGAAATTTTACCTGGCGTAAATCTTTTATTGCTTTATCGGCCGGAGGACATTGAGCGGATGCACCAGGTGGAGGGTCGTTATCCATCACGACGAAGTCATACGGCTCTCGAATTCTATAGACTCCAAAGACCCCACATCTACAATAGTGGGGGTCTGCTTCCAAc gAATGGACCCGAATGGTACCGCTTACGACAAGCCCTTCAACGTCCAATAAATATGATGGAGAATATCCGTCAATATATTCCCGGTATTGATAGCATTTCATCCGAATTTGCAGAACAAATTGCCATCTCAATTAAGAAGAACAAAACGTCGCCAGATTTTTTGGAAGATCTTTCCAAAGTCTTTTTGGAAT TTATTGGTTTGGTGACGTTTGATACGCGATTAGGATCGTTGCGTACAGATTTACCTGTCGATTCCTGTCCGAATAAGCTTATTCAGGCTGCAAGCGACACCAACAGTGAAATACTCCGCACGGACAACGGTCTTCAGTTCTGGCGGAAATGGAACACACCGGCTTATAAAAGAATTACGCGTTCCCAAGAATACTTTGAAAG ggTTGCATCAGAATTTGTCAATGCAAAAAATGCTGAATTGCGTAGCAGGAATGATCAGGATCAATCTCAGAAAACATTGCTTGAAGTTTATTTGACATCCAAGGACCTGGATGTCAAAGATGTGGTCACTATGGTTTCCGACATGCTTCTTGCGGGTATTGATACG AGTTCTTATACAATGAGCTTTATATTGTATCACCTAGCCAGAAACCCactaaaacaagaaaaagtgtATCAGGAAGTGAATCGCTTCGTTCCCAATTCTACTAGTCCTGTAACACAAGATATTCTTGCGGAATTAAAATATCTCAAAGCTGCTGTAAAAGAATCCTTTAGATTGAATCCAATATCGATTGGAGTTGGAAGAATTTTGCCAGAAGATTCGTCTTTTTCAGGATATCATTGTCCAAAAAAT aCTATATTAGTGAGTCAAAATCAGGTATCATGTAAGCTGGatcgttattttaaaaacccgCTGCTATTTGTTCCTGAGCGCTGGATGAAAGGAGATCCAGCTTATGAAAAAACACATCCATATTTAGTATTGCCGTTCGGGCACGGACCACGAGCTTGCATCGCTCGAAGACTAGCAGAACAAAATTTGTATATCCTTCTGGCACGG TTAGTTAAGCGGTTTAGTATCGAGTGGAATGGAGCGGAATTAGATGTTAGATCTCAACTAATTAATCGTCCAGACGCaccattaaaatttaattttatcgaACGAAGAGATTGCTGA
- the LOC124198602 gene encoding cytochrome P450 302a1, mitochondrial-like isoform X2: MHQVEGRYPSRRSHTALEFYRLQRPHIYNSGGLLPTNGPEWYRLRQALQRPINMMENIRQYIPGIDSISSEFAEQIAISIKKNKTSPDFLEDLSKVFLEFIGLVTFDTRLGSLRTDLPVDSCPNKLIQAASDTNSEILRTDNGLQFWRKWNTPAYKRITRSQEYFERVASEFVNAKNAELRSRNDQDQSQKTLLEVYLTSKDLDVKDVVTMVSDMLLAGIDTSSYTMSFILYHLARNPLKQEKVYQEVNRFVPNSTSPVTQDILAELKYLKAAVKESFRLNPISIGVGRILPEDSSFSGYHCPKNTILVSQNQVSCKLDRYFKNPLLFVPERWMKGDPAYEKTHPYLVLPFGHGPRACIARRLAEQNLYILLARLVKRFSIEWNGAELDVRSQLINRPDAPLKFNFIERRDC; this comes from the exons ATGCACCAGGTGGAGGGTCGTTATCCATCACGACGAAGTCATACGGCTCTCGAATTCTATAGACTCCAAAGACCCCACATCTACAATAGTGGGGGTCTGCTTCCAAc gAATGGACCCGAATGGTACCGCTTACGACAAGCCCTTCAACGTCCAATAAATATGATGGAGAATATCCGTCAATATATTCCCGGTATTGATAGCATTTCATCCGAATTTGCAGAACAAATTGCCATCTCAATTAAGAAGAACAAAACGTCGCCAGATTTTTTGGAAGATCTTTCCAAAGTCTTTTTGGAAT TTATTGGTTTGGTGACGTTTGATACGCGATTAGGATCGTTGCGTACAGATTTACCTGTCGATTCCTGTCCGAATAAGCTTATTCAGGCTGCAAGCGACACCAACAGTGAAATACTCCGCACGGACAACGGTCTTCAGTTCTGGCGGAAATGGAACACACCGGCTTATAAAAGAATTACGCGTTCCCAAGAATACTTTGAAAG ggTTGCATCAGAATTTGTCAATGCAAAAAATGCTGAATTGCGTAGCAGGAATGATCAGGATCAATCTCAGAAAACATTGCTTGAAGTTTATTTGACATCCAAGGACCTGGATGTCAAAGATGTGGTCACTATGGTTTCCGACATGCTTCTTGCGGGTATTGATACG AGTTCTTATACAATGAGCTTTATATTGTATCACCTAGCCAGAAACCCactaaaacaagaaaaagtgtATCAGGAAGTGAATCGCTTCGTTCCCAATTCTACTAGTCCTGTAACACAAGATATTCTTGCGGAATTAAAATATCTCAAAGCTGCTGTAAAAGAATCCTTTAGATTGAATCCAATATCGATTGGAGTTGGAAGAATTTTGCCAGAAGATTCGTCTTTTTCAGGATATCATTGTCCAAAAAAT aCTATATTAGTGAGTCAAAATCAGGTATCATGTAAGCTGGatcgttattttaaaaacccgCTGCTATTTGTTCCTGAGCGCTGGATGAAAGGAGATCCAGCTTATGAAAAAACACATCCATATTTAGTATTGCCGTTCGGGCACGGACCACGAGCTTGCATCGCTCGAAGACTAGCAGAACAAAATTTGTATATCCTTCTGGCACGG TTAGTTAAGCGGTTTAGTATCGAGTGGAATGGAGCGGAATTAGATGTTAGATCTCAACTAATTAATCGTCCAGACGCaccattaaaatttaattttatcgaACGAAGAGATTGCTGA